A single window of Flavobacteriales bacterium DNA harbors:
- a CDS encoding protein-L-isoaspartate(D-aspartate) O-methyltransferase — protein MEDTYRHKGLRKRLMAVLREKGIHDEAVLAAMERVPRHWFMESAFLQFAYDDKAFPIGAGQTISQPYTVAFQTSLLELKKGEKVLEVGTGSGYQTCVLLEMGVKVFSIERQRELYGKTKKLLEVMNYRPRLFYGDGYAGLPAFAPFDKVLVTAGAPFIPPALIEQLKPGGCLVIPVGEGGVQVMTVVKKDEGGDIVRETFGEFRFVPLLEDKSS, from the coding sequence CTGGAAGATACGTATCGCCATAAGGGCCTTCGCAAGCGGCTCATGGCTGTTCTAAGGGAGAAGGGTATACACGACGAGGCCGTGCTGGCCGCCATGGAACGGGTGCCCAGGCACTGGTTCATGGAGTCGGCTTTTCTGCAATTTGCTTATGACGACAAAGCCTTTCCCATCGGTGCGGGCCAAACGATTTCACAACCTTATACGGTGGCTTTTCAAACATCCCTCCTGGAATTGAAAAAAGGGGAGAAGGTGTTGGAAGTGGGTACCGGAAGCGGGTATCAAACCTGTGTGCTGTTGGAGATGGGGGTGAAGGTTTTCAGCATCGAAAGGCAAAGGGAGTTGTACGGTAAAACCAAGAAGTTACTGGAAGTGATGAACTACCGCCCGCGTCTGTTCTATGGTGATGGATATGCCGGGCTTCCCGCTTTTGCGCCTTTTGATAAAGTCCTGGTTACCGCCGGTGCCCCATTCATTCCGCCGGCCCTGATTGAGCAGCTTAAACCGGGCGGATGCCTGGTGATCCCTGTGGGAGAAGGGGGTGTGCAGGTTATGACGGTCGTGAAAAAAGACGAAGGCGGTGACATTGTGCGGGAGACTTTCGGAGAGTTCCGGTTTGTGCCTCTCCTGGAGGATAAGTCGTCGTAA
- a CDS encoding type IIA DNA topoisomerase subunit B — translation MSEEVKYTEDNIRTLDWKEHIRFRPGMYIGKLGDGSSQDDGIYVLLKEVIDNSIDEYVMGHGKYIDVSIDEGKVTVRDYGRGIPLGKVLDCVSRINTGAKYDTKAFKKSVGLNGVGTKAVNALSDYFHVASVREGKCKSIEFKHGDVTQDHKLTKSDDKEGTSISFLPDRTIFSNYRFRNDYVENMLWNYVYLNPGLTIRYNGQRFHSKDGLLDLLNSRIDGNILYPIIHLRGEDIEVAMTHGSSYGEEYYSFVNGQHTTQGGTHQAAFRQAVVKTIREFYKKDYDAVDIRSSIIAAVAIKVVEPVFESQTKTKLGSQEIEPGGKSILAFVQDFLTTELDNYLHKNPEAAEALQRKILQSEKERKELSGIRKLARDRAKKASLHNKKLRDCRVHFADKHERNLETTLFITEGDSASGSITKSRDVNTQAVFSLRGKPLNSYGLTKKIVYENEEFNLIQAALDIEESLESLRYNNIVIATDADVDGMHIRLLLITFFLQFFPDLVKNGHLYILQTPLFRVRDKKETIYCYSEGEKQKAIRKLKGKVEITRFKGLGEISPDEFKHFIGKDIRLEPVVVGKESPISTLLEFYMGKNTPERQEFIIENLKVEKDMMDDEEEEEEQEQEQDEEGMEAVADEEVKKPAKKKTGATAKKKK, via the coding sequence ATGTCCGAAGAAGTTAAATATACCGAAGACAATATACGCACCCTCGACTGGAAAGAACACATCCGGTTCAGGCCCGGTATGTACATCGGGAAGCTGGGTGACGGTTCTTCACAGGACGATGGAATCTACGTGCTCCTGAAAGAAGTCATCGACAACAGCATCGATGAGTATGTGATGGGCCACGGTAAATACATCGACGTGAGCATCGATGAGGGGAAGGTGACGGTACGTGATTATGGCCGGGGCATTCCGCTCGGGAAAGTGTTGGATTGCGTATCCCGCATCAACACAGGGGCCAAGTACGATACCAAAGCATTTAAGAAATCCGTCGGGTTGAACGGTGTGGGTACCAAGGCCGTCAATGCACTGTCTGATTACTTCCACGTGGCATCTGTCAGGGAAGGCAAATGCAAATCCATCGAGTTCAAACACGGAGACGTTACCCAGGATCATAAGCTTACCAAGTCGGACGACAAGGAAGGAACGAGCATCTCCTTTCTTCCCGACCGCACCATCTTCAGCAACTACAGGTTCCGCAATGATTATGTGGAAAACATGCTGTGGAACTACGTGTACCTGAACCCCGGACTCACCATCCGGTACAACGGACAACGGTTTCATTCCAAAGACGGGTTGCTTGATTTGTTGAATTCCCGCATAGACGGCAACATCCTGTACCCGATCATCCACCTGCGCGGCGAAGACATTGAAGTGGCCATGACGCACGGTTCGTCCTACGGTGAGGAATACTACTCTTTCGTTAACGGCCAGCACACCACCCAGGGCGGTACCCACCAGGCCGCCTTTCGTCAGGCCGTGGTGAAGACCATCCGTGAGTTCTATAAGAAAGACTACGATGCGGTCGACATCCGCAGTTCCATCATCGCAGCCGTCGCCATCAAGGTCGTGGAACCCGTTTTCGAATCGCAAACAAAAACCAAACTCGGCTCCCAGGAGATTGAACCCGGCGGGAAATCCATCCTGGCCTTCGTGCAGGATTTCCTCACCACCGAACTCGATAATTATCTTCACAAGAACCCGGAGGCCGCCGAAGCCCTGCAGCGTAAGATCCTGCAGTCGGAAAAAGAACGCAAGGAGCTTTCCGGCATCCGCAAGCTGGCGCGCGACCGGGCCAAGAAGGCCAGTCTGCACAACAAGAAACTGCGTGATTGCCGTGTGCATTTCGCCGATAAACACGAACGCAACCTGGAAACCACCCTCTTCATTACCGAAGGGGATTCGGCCAGTGGCTCCATTACCAAGTCAAGAGATGTAAACACCCAGGCCGTTTTCAGCCTGCGGGGTAAACCGCTGAATTCATACGGACTCACCAAGAAGATCGTATACGAGAACGAAGAGTTCAACCTCATCCAGGCAGCGCTCGACATTGAAGAAAGCCTGGAGAGCCTCCGGTACAACAACATCGTGATTGCTACCGATGCCGATGTGGACGGCATGCACATCCGGTTGCTGTTGATCACTTTCTTCCTCCAGTTCTTCCCCGACCTGGTGAAAAACGGTCACCTGTATATCCTGCAAACACCGCTTTTCAGGGTGCGCGACAAGAAAGAAACCATCTACTGCTATTCCGAAGGGGAAAAGCAAAAGGCCATCCGCAAGCTGAAAGGCAAAGTGGAGATCACCCGATTCAAAGGACTCGGCGAGATATCGCCGGATGAGTTCAAACATTTTATCGGCAAGGACATCCGGCTGGAACCCGTGGTGGTGGGCAAAGAATCTCCCATCAGCACATTGCTGGAATTTTACATGGGCAAGAATACGCCCGAAAGACAGGAGTTCATCATCGAAAATCTCAAGGTGGAAAAGGACATGATGGACGATGAGGAAGAGGAAGAAGAGCAAGAACAAGAACAAGATGAAGAAGGCATGGAAGCGGTGGCTGATGAAGAAGTGAAGAAACCTGCAAAGAAGAAAACCGGCGCAACCGCCAAAAAGAAAAAATAA
- a CDS encoding helix-turn-helix transcriptional regulator, protein MIARDFAPQDVLLMLRNRAESEHRNEITWPNLVVHTSTKGFQKELTETSLSIFCNITGNAQAYLGKRMYRICDASLLVVNPYNHMDYRLGTEETAEVCNVHFNHAFISQCVPALICSDQTLLEDPEFTVPVPDFKQELHFQSDTWKAMKSLLMKEPDNPYGWMQTLAYLLTLHRDTARAIRRIPAESRAIRNELYDRISKARDYIYGHYHAALSLDVLCRIAGMSKFHFLRVFRECCGMTPYAFIRWIRLYKARELLKTSRLTIEEIAWQVGFSEGTSMQTAFKAAFGITPGHFRKHPF, encoded by the coding sequence ATGATCGCCCGGGATTTTGCTCCGCAAGACGTATTGCTCATGCTCCGGAACCGGGCGGAAAGCGAACACCGGAACGAGATCACCTGGCCCAACCTGGTCGTACATACATCCACAAAAGGATTTCAAAAAGAACTGACAGAAACATCCCTGTCCATTTTCTGTAATATCACCGGAAATGCACAGGCTTACCTCGGAAAAAGAATGTACCGCATCTGCGATGCGTCATTGCTGGTGGTTAACCCCTATAATCATATGGATTACAGATTGGGTACCGAGGAAACCGCGGAGGTATGCAACGTACATTTCAACCACGCATTCATTTCGCAATGTGTACCGGCCCTGATATGCAGCGATCAAACATTGCTGGAAGATCCTGAATTCACGGTACCGGTGCCGGACTTCAAACAGGAATTACATTTTCAATCTGATACGTGGAAGGCAATGAAATCACTCCTGATGAAAGAGCCGGACAACCCCTACGGCTGGATGCAAACACTGGCATATCTGCTTACTTTGCATCGGGACACGGCCCGGGCCATCCGGCGAATTCCTGCAGAAAGCAGAGCAATACGCAATGAACTGTACGACCGGATATCCAAAGCAAGGGATTACATTTATGGTCATTACCACGCCGCTTTATCGCTTGACGTTCTATGCCGGATAGCAGGAATGTCAAAATTTCATTTTTTGCGGGTATTCAGGGAATGTTGCGGCATGACACCCTATGCTTTTATCCGTTGGATCCGGCTTTACAAAGCACGTGAATTGCTGAAAACATCGCGACTAACCATCGAAGAAATCGCCTGGCAAGTGGGGTTCTCGGAAGGCACTTCCATGCAAACCGCCTTCAAGGCGGCATTCGGTATCACACCCGGTCATTTCCGCAAGCATCCGTTTTAG
- a CDS encoding DNA gyrase/topoisomerase IV subunit A produces MSEEEEHIESDENGNTPGSDEQVVHLSGMYKEWFLDYASYVILERAVPAIEDGLKPVQRRILHSMRELEDGRYHKVANLIGHTMKYHPHGDASIGDALVQIGQKDLLIDCQGNWGNILTGDGAAAARYIEARLTKFALEVVFNHKTTQWLASYDGRAKEPMYLPVKFPLLLAQGAEGIAVGLSTRILPHNFNELVDASIRVLRGQKPTFYPDFPTGGMADFSNYNDGQRGGKVRVRARIAKDDNKTLRIYEIPFGTTTSSLIESIIKANDKGKIKVRKIEDNTAEHVEILVHLATGVSPDKMIDALYAFTDCEVSISPNTCVIEADKPRFIGVSEMLQVSTDRTLELLKMELEIRKGELEEQWHFASLEKIFIEKRIYRKIEECETWEEILETIHKGLKPYVKDLVREVTDEDVTRLTEIRIKRISKFDSFKADELIKKLEEEIKQVKYHLKNLVDYAIEYFKNLKKKYGEGRERKTEIKTFDTIQATKVAVANAKLYVDKVEGFIGHGLKRTESEYVCDCSDIDDIIVFREDGKMIITRITDKTFVGKGIIHAGVWKKGDERTVYNIIYQDGKMGAAMVKRFAVTGITRDKEYDLARGKEGSRILYFSANPNGEAEVVTVHLRPKPSLRRTQMDLNFADVMIKGRGAGGNIVTKNAVRKVVKKEEGISTLGARKIWFDDVVHRLNSEDRGTYLGQFRGEDKIFAVYQSGNFVLYGNELSTHFEDDLVLIEKHRPAKVVTAIYLDGEKGLYYAKRFTVEPGFRNKTLFIPEEKDTRLEMVTTKKHPVVQISFYKEKGKDRDPEEIDLVEFIGVKGFKAKGKMLSNYRIKDIVLLASEEEEEEEEEIEEVILDEAPDEQMPEKSTPESDKEPDAPLTEVPRKIVPKNPGGAKNQISLDLE; encoded by the coding sequence GTGAGCGAAGAGGAAGAACATATCGAATCCGACGAGAACGGAAATACCCCCGGTTCTGACGAACAGGTCGTACACCTGTCCGGCATGTACAAGGAGTGGTTCCTGGATTATGCATCCTATGTGATCCTGGAGCGTGCCGTGCCTGCCATTGAAGACGGGTTGAAGCCTGTGCAGCGCCGCATCCTCCATTCCATGCGCGAACTGGAAGACGGACGTTATCACAAAGTGGCCAACCTTATCGGGCATACCATGAAGTACCACCCGCACGGGGATGCTTCCATTGGTGATGCATTGGTGCAAATCGGACAGAAAGACCTGCTGATCGACTGCCAGGGAAACTGGGGGAATATCCTCACCGGCGACGGTGCGGCTGCCGCACGTTACATCGAAGCACGCCTGACCAAGTTTGCACTGGAAGTCGTCTTCAATCACAAAACCACCCAGTGGCTGGCTTCTTACGACGGCCGTGCCAAAGAGCCGATGTACCTGCCCGTGAAGTTTCCGCTGCTGCTTGCGCAGGGAGCGGAAGGTATTGCGGTGGGACTCTCCACGCGCATCCTGCCGCACAACTTCAACGAACTGGTGGATGCTTCCATCCGTGTGCTGCGCGGACAAAAGCCCACCTTCTATCCCGATTTCCCGACAGGTGGGATGGCGGATTTCTCCAACTACAATGACGGACAACGCGGAGGCAAAGTGCGTGTGCGCGCCCGCATTGCCAAGGATGATAACAAAACACTTCGCATCTACGAAATTCCATTCGGCACCACCACAAGCAGCCTGATTGAGTCCATCATCAAAGCCAACGACAAAGGCAAGATCAAGGTTCGAAAGATTGAAGACAACACCGCAGAACATGTGGAGATCCTGGTGCACCTGGCCACCGGTGTGTCGCCGGATAAGATGATTGATGCCCTGTATGCATTCACTGATTGTGAAGTTTCCATTTCACCCAATACATGCGTAATTGAGGCCGATAAGCCACGCTTTATCGGTGTGAGTGAAATGCTGCAGGTATCCACCGACAGAACACTGGAACTCCTGAAAATGGAACTGGAGATCCGCAAAGGTGAACTGGAAGAACAGTGGCACTTCGCATCGCTGGAAAAGATCTTCATTGAAAAACGCATCTACCGCAAGATCGAAGAATGCGAAACCTGGGAAGAAATTCTGGAGACGATCCACAAGGGATTGAAGCCGTACGTCAAAGACCTGGTGCGGGAAGTCACCGATGAGGATGTGACCCGTCTGACCGAAATCCGCATCAAACGTATTTCAAAGTTCGACAGCTTCAAGGCCGATGAACTGATCAAAAAACTCGAGGAGGAAATCAAGCAGGTCAAGTACCACCTGAAGAACCTGGTTGATTACGCCATCGAGTATTTCAAGAACCTGAAGAAGAAGTACGGCGAAGGCAGGGAACGCAAAACAGAGATCAAAACCTTTGATACCATCCAGGCAACCAAGGTGGCCGTGGCCAATGCCAAGTTGTATGTGGATAAGGTGGAAGGCTTCATCGGGCACGGACTCAAACGTACCGAGTCCGAATACGTATGCGATTGCTCCGACATTGACGACATCATCGTGTTCCGTGAAGACGGAAAAATGATCATCACGCGCATCACCGACAAAACATTCGTGGGCAAAGGCATCATCCACGCCGGCGTATGGAAGAAAGGGGATGAGCGCACGGTGTACAACATCATTTACCAGGATGGTAAGATGGGTGCGGCCATGGTGAAACGATTTGCTGTTACGGGCATCACCCGCGACAAGGAATACGACCTGGCCCGGGGCAAAGAGGGCTCACGTATCCTGTATTTCTCCGCCAATCCCAATGGGGAAGCGGAAGTGGTTACCGTGCACCTCCGGCCCAAACCCAGCCTCAGGCGTACACAGATGGACCTGAATTTTGCTGATGTCATGATCAAGGGACGTGGTGCCGGAGGCAACATCGTCACCAAAAACGCCGTGCGCAAAGTGGTGAAAAAGGAGGAGGGGATTTCCACCCTCGGCGCCCGCAAGATCTGGTTTGATGATGTGGTGCATCGCCTCAATTCCGAAGACAGGGGTACCTACCTCGGCCAGTTCCGGGGAGAGGATAAAATCTTCGCCGTATACCAATCGGGTAACTTCGTGCTATACGGCAATGAACTCAGTACACATTTCGAAGACGACCTCGTGCTGATTGAAAAACATCGTCCAGCCAAGGTTGTTACCGCCATTTATCTTGACGGTGAAAAGGGACTTTACTACGCGAAGCGCTTTACCGTAGAACCCGGGTTCCGCAACAAAACACTTTTTATTCCTGAAGAGAAGGATACGCGCCTGGAGATGGTTACCACCAAAAAACATCCGGTTGTTCAGATTTCTTTTTACAAGGAAAAAGGAAAAGACCGTGACCCGGAAGAGATCGACCTGGTGGAATTCATCGGTGTGAAAGGGTTCAAGGCCAAGGGCAAGATGCTATCAAACTATCGCATCAAAGACATTGTGCTGCTTGCATCCGAGGAAGAGGAAGAAGAGGAGGAGGAGATTGAAGAGGTAATTTTGGATGAAGCTCCCGACGAACAAATGCCTGAAAAATCCACCCCGGAATCAGACAAAGAACCGGATGCGCCTTTGACAGAGGTGCCGCGCAAAATTGTGCCTAAAAATCCGGGGGGTGCGAAAAACCAGATCAGCCTGGATCTGGAATAG
- a CDS encoding glutaminyl-peptide cyclotransferase, producing MPPIPYFRVYRYLLVLGCAIMVWQGCRNDGSSQGTNTSAPPETPPVPNIAFNVVKSYPHDKQAFTEGFLFHKGKLFESTGATKGLPQTRSLFGEVNMETGVIDTKVEIDKKRYFGEGITFLNGKVYQLTYQSGVGFVYEDSTYRKLSEFMIPSPEGWGLTTDGHHLVMSDGTDVITYLNPADWKVVRRLKVTERGYAKDYLNELEFVNGMLYANVWRTNEIVRIDPATGKVTGKMDLTRLAEETREQYSGCQEMNGIAYDTTTSMLYVTGKMWPRIYALTLEE from the coding sequence ATGCCTCCAATTCCATATTTCCGCGTTTACCGTTACCTGTTGGTCTTGGGATGTGCCATCATGGTATGGCAAGGATGCCGAAACGATGGCAGCTCTCAGGGAACTAATACATCAGCTCCTCCTGAAACTCCGCCCGTACCGAACATTGCATTCAACGTGGTGAAATCATATCCACACGACAAACAGGCTTTCACCGAAGGCTTCCTGTTTCACAAAGGAAAACTGTTTGAGAGCACCGGTGCAACGAAAGGGCTTCCGCAAACACGATCGCTGTTCGGGGAAGTGAACATGGAAACCGGTGTGATTGATACCAAGGTGGAAATTGACAAGAAACGCTATTTCGGCGAAGGGATCACTTTTCTGAACGGCAAGGTATATCAGCTCACCTACCAGAGTGGTGTGGGCTTCGTTTATGAAGACTCCACCTACCGCAAGCTGAGCGAATTCATGATTCCGAGTCCGGAAGGCTGGGGCCTCACCACAGATGGCCACCACCTCGTGATGAGCGACGGCACCGATGTGATCACCTACCTTAATCCCGCAGACTGGAAAGTGGTGCGGCGCCTGAAGGTAACCGAACGTGGATATGCAAAAGATTACTTGAACGAACTGGAATTCGTTAACGGAATGCTTTACGCGAATGTATGGCGCACCAACGAGATCGTAAGGATTGATCCGGCCACAGGAAAGGTGACGGGCAAAATGGACCTCACCCGCCTGGCGGAGGAAACCCGCGAGCAATACAGCGGATGTCAGGAAATGAACGGTATTGCTTATGACACGACAACATCCATGTTGTATGTGACCGGAAAAATGTGGCCGCGCATTTACGCACTCACACTGGAAGAATAA
- a CDS encoding M42 family metallopeptidase, translating into MNKSSKAFLENYLNNASPTGFESELPGSTKSGQQIWLDYIKPFVDTYQTDVYGTAVGVINPKAPYKVVIEAHADEIAWFVNYISDDGYIFVIRNGGSDHQIAPSMRVNIHTKKGIVKGVFGWPAIHVRQKDKEEPPSLKNIFIDCGCSSKAEVEKLGIHVGTVITFENGLMELGKNFYTGRALDNRIGGFMIAEVARMIHANKKKLPFCLYVVNSVQEEIGLRGAEMISRRLKPNVAIVTDVTHDTQSPPYKKKEEGDISCGKGPSLTVGPAVHNKLLNMIIDVAEKKKIPFQRAAASRSTGTDTDSFAYSAEGVPSALISLPLKYMHTTVETVHKDDIDHVIRLMYETLIQLKAGHDFRYIK; encoded by the coding sequence ATGAACAAATCCAGCAAAGCATTTTTAGAGAACTACCTGAACAACGCATCGCCCACCGGCTTTGAATCCGAACTTCCGGGCAGCACGAAAAGCGGACAACAAATCTGGCTCGATTATATCAAGCCGTTCGTTGACACGTATCAGACAGATGTATATGGTACAGCCGTGGGAGTGATCAATCCCAAAGCCCCATACAAGGTAGTGATCGAAGCACATGCCGATGAAATTGCATGGTTTGTGAACTACATTTCCGACGACGGGTACATTTTTGTAATTCGTAACGGAGGATCGGATCATCAGATCGCTCCTTCCATGCGGGTGAACATCCACACCAAAAAAGGCATTGTGAAAGGCGTGTTCGGATGGCCAGCCATCCACGTACGCCAGAAGGACAAGGAAGAACCACCGTCGCTGAAAAACATCTTCATCGATTGCGGGTGCAGTTCCAAAGCCGAAGTTGAAAAGCTGGGCATCCATGTGGGCACCGTCATTACTTTCGAGAACGGCCTCATGGAACTGGGAAAAAACTTTTACACCGGTAGGGCACTCGACAACCGCATCGGCGGTTTCATGATCGCAGAAGTAGCCCGCATGATTCACGCCAACAAGAAAAAACTTCCGTTCTGTTTGTACGTGGTGAATTCCGTTCAGGAAGAGATCGGACTGCGCGGTGCGGAGATGATCAGCCGCCGCCTTAAACCCAATGTAGCCATCGTTACGGATGTTACCCACGACACCCAATCACCACCCTATAAAAAGAAAGAAGAAGGGGATATCTCCTGTGGCAAAGGACCGTCACTCACGGTAGGTCCGGCCGTACACAACAAGCTCCTCAACATGATCATTGATGTTGCGGAAAAGAAAAAGATCCCGTTCCAGCGTGCGGCAGCCTCACGGAGCACCGGCACAGACACCGATTCCTTTGCTTATTCAGCAGAAGGTGTTCCGTCGGCACTGATTTCCCTTCCACTGAAGTACATGCACACCACGGTGGAAACAGTACACAAAGACGACATCGACCACGTGATCCGGTTGATGTACGAAACACTGATCCAACTCAAAGCAGGCCATGATTTCCGTTATATCAAATAA